In a genomic window of Candidatus Hydrogenedentota bacterium:
- the folP gene encoding dihydropteroate synthase encodes MLLAERLHAEGPRTWVMGIMNITPDSFFDGGRIADLDMAKTVAGGMIANGADILDVGGESSRPGAEPVPVEVEWARIMPVVESVVPLGVPISVDTYHAETARRALRLGARMINDISALRHDPEMADIVAEAGCDCVLMHMLGTPRTMQISPRYNNVIDDICAFFDERISFAVRAGIREEALWLDPGFGFGKSVGHNLAILRGFRAFTRFGRPLVIGTSNKSTIGTVLDLPVHDRMEGTAATVAIAIANGASCIRVHDVRAMTRVARMSDAIVYGLST; translated from the coding sequence AGGCCCGCGCACATGGGTCATGGGCATCATGAATATCACCCCCGATTCTTTTTTCGACGGGGGGCGAATCGCCGATTTGGACATGGCAAAAACCGTCGCCGGGGGGATGATTGCCAACGGGGCCGATATTCTCGATGTGGGCGGCGAATCGTCGCGGCCGGGCGCGGAACCGGTCCCTGTCGAAGTCGAATGGGCGCGCATCATGCCCGTTGTCGAGTCCGTCGTCCCCTTGGGCGTTCCGATTTCCGTGGACACGTATCATGCGGAGACGGCCCGCCGGGCGCTGAGGCTCGGCGCGCGCATGATCAACGATATTAGTGCGCTCCGGCACGATCCTGAAATGGCGGATATCGTGGCGGAGGCCGGTTGCGACTGTGTCCTGATGCACATGCTCGGCACGCCCCGGACCATGCAAATCAGTCCGCGTTACAACAATGTCATTGACGATATTTGCGCCTTTTTCGACGAGCGTATCTCGTTTGCCGTTCGCGCGGGCATCCGCGAGGAGGCCCTATGGCTCGATCCGGGCTTTGGATTCGGGAAGTCCGTCGGGCATAATCTCGCCATCCTACGCGGATTTCGCGCCTTCACCCGTTTCGGAAGGCCCTTGGTGATAGGCACATCGAACAAATCAACCATTGGGACGGTTCTGGACCTTCCCGTGCATGATCGAATGGAAGGCACGGCGGCCACCGTGGCTATCGCCATTGCCAACGGCGCATCGTGCATTCGCGTCCACGATGTGCGCGCCATGACCCGTGTCGCCCGTATGAGCGACGCCATCGTCTACGGACTTTCAACGTGA